In Pirellulales bacterium, the sequence TTTGTTTGAAGGGACCCGCATCATGAGGAAAGTTTTCTTTGCGCTTTCTATTGCGCTCGTAGTTTGCTTGTCGACTTCTTTAGCCAGCGCATCGATCATTGCCGATTGGACGTTTGAAACCAGTCAGCCCAGTACGTCTGGGCCAATTTCGCCTGAAATCGGCGCTGGGTCAGCCTCTTCGTCCGGGGTTGGCGGCCTCAATTCTCCAGCTGGAAATTTTTCTTCGCATTCCTACAGTGGAAATGCGTGGACCACTAGTTCCTATTGGCAATTTCAAGTGTCAACCACCGGCTTTAGTGGCATCGGTTTTCAATGGGATCAAACGGGCAGTTCCACTGGACCGAGTACATTCACTCTTTCATACAGCACCGACGGAAGTACTTTCACCCCGATCTTAAGCAACTATACCGTGCTTCTTAATAGTCCGGCTTGGAGTGTATCAACCTACACCGCAGCCTACACTCGATTTTTGGACTTAAGCAGTACCACCACTTTAGATAACCAGGCAACGCTGTACTTCCGACTGGCAGACGCATCAACGTCGTCGATCGGTGGTGGAACCGTCGCCTCGACTGGCACCGACCGTGTTGACAATGTCATCGTTACCTCTCCGCCTGTTGCCACGGCAATTCCTGAAC encodes:
- a CDS encoding PEP-CTERM sorting domain-containing protein, translated to MLLNSPAWSVSTYTAAYTRFLDLSSTTTLDNQATLYFRLADASTSSIGGGTVASTGTDRVDNVIVTSPPVATAIPEPSSIVLCGLALLGLAGTARFRKKN